One Gracilinanus agilis isolate LMUSP501 unplaced genomic scaffold, AgileGrace unplaced_scaffold19114, whole genome shotgun sequence genomic window, atatataaatatttataggataaatatatatttataagatcattacataaaaatttatattatcaATAGGTTTATATTATATAGgtatatcatatttattatatgtgatataattatacatttttattgatatgatattgtattatttatgtgtatgttttaCTTTTGGAAATGAAATAGTTTGATGCTTCTGTTTCCTTGGTGATTTTATTGCTTATTTAATgtctttcattgtttttattgagACTGCTATTATTTACGATACAAATTACTTAATAAAAAAGTCATGGTAAAATAATATTGTTTCAGTCTCCCTGGAGAAAAGACAACTGATGGGTCAAAAAGTTATCCTGGAGAACATCTGAGGTGCCGCCCACAGGGAGCGTGATGGGACATGTGCTCCACAGATGCTTTTCCAGTGGCGGGATGAGTGATGTTTGCCACAGGGAGCGGCGGGCCCTACCTTGGTTGGGGCATCGATGGCTGCTCCCTGGTTCACCAGGACCTCGGCCACGTTCACCCTGTCCTCTTGGGCGGCCAGGTGGAGGGGTGTCAGGCCACTCTGGAAAACAGATAAAAACAGGCCATTTTTTAGTCcatgaaaaaaacacagaattgaTAAGATAGAAAGGCATACTTTTAACAAAGACCAGAAACCATGACTCATAAAACCAGTCAacccataagcatttattaagcaacaacTGTATGCCAGGATTGAGGATGCATTTGAGAAAGTACCTGTCCTCAAGAGGCTTTTGCTTTCTACATCACCAAAATTTCCTTTTGCCAATGAtccaaaaaatcaagccttttCCTCGCACTGACGTCCTCCTCTAGTGCCCCACTGCAGCCTAGAGGCGATCCTGTGTTCTCCCACCAAAGCTAGTAGGACACGAGCTGGTCCTAGGACCATAGCCCAAGGGCCAGTCTGTGACCGAAGAGGCTCATGGCTAGGTTTGACCACAGGCTAGTGCTTGCTTTAGGACTCAGCAATTCCTTGGGGCCTTTAGTAAGATCTAGAAGGTTTGGGATCTGTATCAGTCAATcagtgagtatttattaagcaccgagtatgtgccaggcactgctaagTGATGGAAGGGATTACCCACACAGACGAAACCAGAAGCCCTTGGGGTCTTGCCatgaagagacttttttttttttaaagtagagtaATAGCAGCGATAACgacttctgtttcttatttttgtGAGGGGATTTAGAGTTTCAAAGAATCCCAGACTGAGAGCTAGGCGGGACCTTAGAGGCCGTCTAGTTCACGAAGGCTGGAGCTCATGGAGGATCTGGTAGGGCTCCTCTCTCTGGGGCTTTTGCCGTGAAGGCAGCGACATTTGCTCTGTGGACGGTGACCTCACGTAGCTCCTCTTTTGGACGAAGTCCTGCGCTA contains:
- the LOC123254287 gene encoding ankyrin-3-like; this encodes NGYTPLHIAAKKNQMDIATSLLEYGADANAVTRQGIASVHLAAQEGLVDMVSLLLSRNANVNLSNKSGLTPLHLAAQEDRVNVAEVLVNQGAAIDAPTKVGPAAPCGKHHSSRHWKSICGAHVPSRSLWAAPQMFSRITF